In a single window of the Agrobacterium vitis genome:
- a CDS encoding transglycosylase SLT domain-containing protein: MANRLPQPVGYRPFRVQPILQEGVLPSPRDDGELERKVAAGLARMADEFGQQADRQAVAAGQKAGEADAKAGAPGASTVTGDAVAPAQSGTRIAVAPENIRGVISEAATRHGVDPNALMQIASVESGFDPNAKNPNSSAGGLFQFIDGTAKQYGLADRFDPAQAADAAARLAKDNSAALKSALGRDPTAGELYLAHQQGAQGAIKLLSNPSARAADVVGGEAVSLNGGADGMTAGEFAAKWTSKFGSGSYKSIPSASSVAPVSVTPAAPVKIEPGKAGTFRPMEGDTLYARAYNVAGEKTYIQQLELTLLQDQDAVYDKYKDDPAMLQKAYGELLQAHKQEHLFPEIEADYTAAYNKRAYGLVRQAQDAQQTRIKQQDRGDFLGRVGTLEDTKSRAMAGIDFKSDSAPARLADLQATIDDHYDTAVAKGVISAPDAERAKRASRGDMMVTFYTKQAQTLPADDIASMRKSMTADYSAGKLDGVDADSWDKIDAGMIAAERARRTQDEKADKDLTKRGEDFASRIARGMPVSPDEFARFQLDAATAPKGSEIVGSTLTRMKVSDAIRTLPIAEVEKRLPSLLGEKATADDRDFSRKLIESHRKELQTDPIGVAERFGILPPSAGLPIDGDADPSTVSGAFSERINQAEAVARHFGVQPKYFRPGEIDQIEKTVTTDPERGVSIAAGLVDAAGRNAPQVLRELGQDAPAVSGAGEIMALGGNVKAARDLLAGYGKTPDGKAYPDMKVTARVPQAQKIAGGALVFSPDQVNSLDAQAAAIARKRLYDAGIDPKTPDAKPIYERAFQEAAGASFAGSVQYGGFAGYDRGMFYREKQVLVPPTVRADRFGTVIEAISDADLGGVKAKNGRAWTAADFQKAMPVAVDGGYVFALGDPASSTPLFIAGEDGKPILLDLGNMDALKKRVPEAFK, encoded by the coding sequence ATGGCGAACAGATTGCCCCAGCCGGTTGGATACCGGCCTTTTCGTGTGCAGCCGATTTTGCAGGAAGGGGTGCTGCCCAGTCCGCGCGATGACGGTGAGCTGGAGCGCAAAGTGGCGGCTGGCCTTGCCCGGATGGCCGATGAATTTGGACAACAGGCGGACCGGCAAGCTGTGGCGGCCGGGCAAAAGGCGGGTGAAGCGGATGCGAAGGCGGGTGCGCCGGGTGCTTCGACGGTAACGGGTGATGCGGTTGCGCCTGCACAATCAGGAACCCGCATTGCCGTTGCACCGGAAAATATTCGCGGTGTGATCTCGGAGGCGGCAACCCGGCATGGGGTCGATCCGAACGCGTTGATGCAAATCGCATCTGTTGAAAGCGGGTTCGATCCGAACGCGAAAAACCCGAATTCTTCAGCGGGTGGCCTGTTTCAATTTATCGATGGGACGGCCAAGCAATACGGCCTTGCCGATCGGTTCGACCCGGCACAAGCTGCCGATGCAGCCGCACGGCTGGCGAAGGACAATTCCGCCGCGCTGAAATCGGCGCTTGGCCGCGATCCGACTGCGGGCGAGCTTTACCTTGCCCATCAACAGGGCGCGCAAGGGGCTATCAAGCTGCTTTCCAATCCTTCAGCCCGTGCCGCCGATGTGGTGGGTGGCGAGGCCGTGTCCCTGAATGGCGGCGCGGACGGCATGACGGCTGGCGAATTTGCGGCCAAGTGGACGAGCAAGTTCGGATCAGGCTCCTACAAGTCCATCCCCTCCGCTTCGTCCGTTGCGCCTGTTTCCGTGACGCCTGCCGCACCGGTGAAAATCGAGCCGGGCAAGGCCGGAACATTCCGGCCCATGGAGGGCGATACGCTCTATGCGCGGGCTTATAATGTTGCTGGGGAGAAAACCTATATCCAGCAACTCGAATTGACGTTGTTGCAGGATCAGGACGCCGTGTATGACAAATACAAGGATGATCCTGCCATGCTGCAAAAGGCTTACGGCGAGCTGTTGCAGGCGCATAAGCAGGAGCATCTTTTCCCTGAAATCGAAGCGGATTACACGGCGGCTTACAACAAACGGGCCTATGGCCTTGTGCGCCAGGCGCAGGATGCGCAGCAGACGCGGATCAAGCAGCAGGACCGGGGCGACTTTCTCGGGCGCGTTGGAACGCTTGAGGATACCAAATCGCGGGCTATGGCCGGTATCGATTTCAAGAGCGATAGCGCGCCGGCGCGGCTGGCGGATTTGCAGGCGACAATTGACGATCATTACGACACGGCGGTGGCAAAAGGGGTGATTTCCGCCCCTGATGCGGAGCGGGCGAAGCGCGCCAGCCGTGGCGATATGATGGTGACGTTTTACACCAAGCAAGCCCAAACCTTGCCTGCCGACGATATCGCTTCCATGCGCAAAAGCATGACGGCCGATTACAGCGCCGGAAAGCTGGACGGTGTTGACGCCGATAGCTGGGACAAGATCGACGCCGGGATGATAGCCGCCGAGCGGGCGCGGCGAACGCAGGATGAAAAGGCCGACAAGGACCTGACAAAGCGGGGTGAAGACTTCGCCAGCCGGATTGCGCGGGGCATGCCGGTTTCGCCTGATGAATTCGCGCGGTTCCAGCTGGATGCGGCGACCGCGCCGAAAGGCTCGGAAATCGTCGGATCGACGCTGACCCGCATGAAGGTTTCCGACGCGATCCGCACCTTGCCGATTGCGGAGGTGGAAAAACGGCTTCCGTCGCTGCTGGGTGAAAAGGCTACGGCGGATGATCGTGATTTTTCCCGCAAGCTGATCGAAAGCCATCGCAAGGAATTGCAGACCGATCCGATTGGTGTTGCCGAGCGCTTCGGGATCTTGCCGCCTTCGGCTGGATTGCCCATCGATGGCGATGCAGATCCATCCACGGTTTCCGGCGCATTTTCCGAACGGATCAATCAGGCGGAAGCCGTGGCCCGGCATTTTGGCGTGCAACCGAAATATTTCCGGCCCGGCGAAATCGATCAGATTGAAAAGACCGTGACGACAGACCCGGAACGTGGCGTTTCGATTGCTGCCGGGCTGGTGGATGCTGCCGGACGCAATGCCCCGCAGGTGTTGCGCGAACTGGGGCAGGATGCGCCAGCTGTTTCCGGCGCCGGGGAAATCATGGCGCTGGGCGGTAATGTCAAGGCGGCGCGTGATTTGCTGGCGGGATATGGCAAGACGCCTGACGGCAAGGCCTATCCTGACATGAAGGTGACGGCGCGGGTGCCGCAGGCACAAAAGATCGCCGGTGGCGCGCTGGTGTTTTCGCCCGATCAGGTCAACAGCCTAGACGCTCAGGCCGCCGCCATTGCCCGCAAGCGTCTGTATGATGCTGGTATCGACCCGAAAACGCCGGATGCCAAGCCGATTTATGAGCGGGCCTTTCAGGAAGCGGCGGGCGCAAGCTTTGCCGGATCGGTGCAATATGGCGGGTTTGCCGGATATGACCGGGGGATGTTCTACCGGGAAAAGCAGGTTCTGGTGCCGCCGACCGTGCGGGCGGATCGGTTCGGTACTGTGATCGAAGCGATTTCCGACGCGGATCTTGGCGGCGTCAAGGCCAAGAACGGGCGCGCCTGGACGGCGGCGGATTTCCAGAAGGCCATGCCGGTTGCCGTGGACGGCGGCTATGTGTTTGCGCTCGGTGATCCGGCCTCGTCCACACCACTGTTTATTGCTGGCGAAGATGGCAAGCCGATCCTGCTTGATCTCGGCAATATGGACGCCCTGAAAAAGCGGGTGCCGGAGGCGTTCAAATGA